A genomic window from Fusarium falciforme chromosome 2, complete sequence includes:
- a CDS encoding HTH APSES-type domain-containing protein, which produces MLSLKTLLNPAPPGQDGPLSFRPSPTPPSPTFSAATDTSNSALNRSIMPPVRVSKDSGGLAKSKLRGQVNYPPFENNLDELSLREMRKFRVKPLGSIQQNCLHIPYNSGKKDFFEKTGRESFEVFRYEFILPGQDTEYAVMWDYNVGLVRMTPFFKCCRYGKTIPAKMLGLNQGLKEITHSITGGSIAAQGYWMPYQCARAVCATFCYEIAGALIPIFGPSFPSDCVPRDSQGFGRMVIDSQIVVEAAREADIARRMHLNAAAPVFGAATSFPRDNNAHQAMYAPEERKRRFPSRIVCNPPWVPENDTDHHFMSAPNSASSTGSGPLTYMVASHPNSSWAPINHSSPQADYASPHPWLSAVPRIPPLLHRSNLSTSSWGSKRRLEHEDWDYNYSYRDSASPNLSMCSVVPASTPEGSLAIQREDKVELQPRTDNSQQDAAMLLLNLCNRDQDSPAMGSLRPVHRDSALRDEHRSKRQRATSL; this is translated from the exons ATGCTCTCACTCAAGACTCTCCTCAACCCAGCCCCTCCCGGCCAGGATGGCCCCCTTTCCTTCCGCCCAAGTCCTACGCCCCCGTCCCCGACGTTTTCTGCTGCCACGGACACCTCGAACTCGGCGCTGAATCGTTCGATAATGCCTCCTGTCCGAGTGTCCAAGGACTCTGGGGGCCTGGCCAAGTCGAAGCTGCGAGGCCAGGTCAACTATCCCCCTTTCGAGAacaacctcgacgagctgTCTCTCCGGGAGATGCGCAAGTTCAGAGTCAAGCCCCTCGGGAGTATCCAACAGAATTGCCTTCACATCCCTTACAACAGCGGCAAGAAGGACTTCTTTGAGAAGACGGGACGAGAGAGCTTCGAAG TCTTTCGATACGAATTCATCCTCCCTGGCCAGGACACCGAGTACGCTGTGATGTGGGATTACAACGTCGGCCTTGTGCGCATGACTCCCTTTTTCAAGTGTTGTCGATATGGAAAG ACGATACCAGCCAAGATGCTGGGTCTCAACCAGGGTCTCAAGGAGATCACGCACAGTATTACAGGTGGCTCCATAGCTGCTCAAG GCTACTGGATGCCGTATCAGTGCGCCAGAGCCGTCTGCGCGACATTCTGCTATGAGATCGCCGGAGCTCTCATCCCCATCTTTGGCCCATCGTTTCCCTCGGATTGCGTCCCTCGTGACTCGCAAGGGTTTGGCCGGATGGTCATCGATTCGCAGATTGTTGTCGAGGCCGCTCGCGAGGCCGACATCGCTCGACGCATGCATTTGAACGCCGCTGCCCCTGTCTTTGGCGCTGCCACCAGCTTTCCCAGAGACAACAACGCTCATCAGGCCATGTATGCCCCTGAAGAACGCAAGCGTCGCTTTCCGTCGCGCATTGTATGCAACCCTCCGTGGGTGCCGGAAAACGATACCGACCACCACTTCATGTCGGCCCCTAACTCTGCTTCGAGCACCGGGTCGGGACCTCTTACATATATGGTGGCATCACACCCAAACTCGAGCTGGGCTCCGATCAACCACTCGAGCCCGCAGGCAGACTATGCGTCTCCTCATCCGTGGCTGAGTGCCGTGCCGCGTATCCCGCCCTTGCTGCACCGGTCTAACCTTTCCACTTCGTCCTGGGGCTCCAAGCGACGACTCGAACACGAGGACTGGGACTACAACTACAGCTACAGAGACAGTGCTAGTCCCAACCTGAGCATGTGCTCTGTAGTTCCAGCCTCCACCCCCGAAGGTAGCCTTGCCATACAGAGAGAAGACAAGGTCGAGCTACAACCCAGAACCGACAACTCGCAGCAGGACGCCGCCATGCTGCTCCTCAACCTGTGCAATCGAGACCAGGACTCTCCTGCTATGGGATCGCTGAGACCGGTACACAGAGACTCCGCGCTCAGGGATGAGCATCGAAGCAAGAGACAGCGGGCCACATCTCTCTGA
- a CDS encoding Wheel domain-containing protein, which yields MKIEEITEKMDESLKVSEPTPDSEATKPQLPPAHTIASGKTVDEVWEDLNKSPLFMTDLDAAEGENDDIAALQALAYEGTPLENGVDFKERGNECFKVRGYADAKEFYGKGIAILAGEERKRARGQVTKNPDGEEDSEEEIAKQKSTLETLYVNRAACHLAVKNYRSCWLDCAAALRLNPRNLKAYYRSARALLAVDRIEEADDVCARGLSLDESNASLRGVADDIIKRAKEIDARRKKEAERVAKEKRREMLVKAALRARNIPTRTTSQPPEMEDAGIALVPDPDDPRSALAFPTVFLYPLDLESDFVKAFEETHTLEDHLGYVFPLPWDKEGKYTLQNVEAFVETREGGLLKMGKRVSLLKLLGTGKVEVVDEVVRIFVVPKDKAESWAKEHKAKRAAEKGEAS from the coding sequence ATGAAGATTGAGGAGATCACAGAAAAGATGGACGAGTCCCTCAAGGTCTCGGAGCCCACGCCGGACTCCGAGGCCACTAAACCTCAGCTCCCGCCCGCACACACCATCGCCAGCGGCAAGACGGTTGACGAGGTGTGGGAGGACCTCAACAAGTCGCCGCTGTTCATGACGGACCTGGACGCCGCTGAGGGAGAGAATGACGATATCGCTGCTCTACAGGCTCTTGCCTATGAGGGCACGCCGCTGGAGAACGGAGTCGACTTCAAGGAGCGAGGCAACGAGTGCTTCAAGGTGCGAGGGTACGCTGACGCAAAGGAGTTTTACGGAAAGGGTATCGCTATTCTGGCTGGAGAGGAGCGCAAGCGCGCAAGGGGACAGGTGACCAAGAACCCTGACGGGGAGGAGGACtcagaggaggagatcgCCAAGCAGAAGAGTACCCTTGAGACGCTCTACGTCAACCGCGCAGCATGCCACCTCGCAGTCAAGAACTACCGTAGCTGCTGGCTCGACTGCGCTGCCGCTCTACGCCTTAATCCACGCAACCTCAAGGCCTACTACCGCAGCGCCCGCGCCCTTCTCGCCGTGGACCGCATCGAGGAGGCCGACGACGTGTGCGCCCGTGGTCTCTCCCTCGACGAGTCCAACGCCTCTCTCCGCGGGGTAgccgacgacatcatcaagcgcgccaaggagattgacgCCCGCCGCAAGAAGGAAGCCGAGCGCGTCGCAAAGGAGAAGCGCCGCGAGATGCTCGTCAAGGCGGCCCTCCGAGCCCGCAACATCCCCACGCGCACGACTTCGCAGCCGCCCGAGATGGAGGACGCGGGGATAGCGTTGGTCCCGGACCCGGACGACCCTCGCAGCGCGCTGGCGTTCCCGACCGTGTTCCTGTACCCGCTGGACCTCGAGTCGGACTTTGTCAAGGCGTTTGAGGAGACGCACACGCTGGAGGATCACCTGGGCTACGTCTTCCCGCTGCCGTGggacaaggagggcaagtACACGCTGCAGAACGTCGAGGCTTTTGTCGAGACCCGCGAGGGAGGGCTCCTCAAGATGGGCAAGAGGGTGTCGCTGCTGAAGCTGCTGGGAACGGGCAAGGTCGAGGTGGTGGACGAGGTTGTGAGGATCTTTGTCGtgcccaaggacaaggccgagTCGTGGGCCAAGGAgcacaaggccaagagggcGGCCGAGAAGGGCGAGGCGAGCTAG